CACActaatatatacacacaaccacacacatacatacacacacacttGTGCACATAATAAGATTATTCCATGGACTAATTCAAGACATCACCTTGATAAAAAGTTaaatattttaaacaaaaataaatttttaaaattgtaaattcaaacaaataaattcatcTCAGCTGTaccaactaaaaaaaaatcttaaatcctaCACAAACCATAACCATATTctgaaattaaaacaaaatgcATTAGAACTtctaaaattaaacaaaatctaATAGAAACTATAAAGAAAACGATGATCTTTGAGTTTGAGAGTGAGAAATAGAGAAGAGTTTGGTTACTCTTTTAGAAATAAGAGTTGGAACAAAAGATTGACAGATAAGTTTTATGTTAAAAACTTTAGGTtcattttaacaaaaaaaagatggaaaaagaaaaaaatgaaaaaatcgTGGTTCATGGTTCAAGCCGAGTTGAACGGTCGCGACAGATTTTTAGCGCTTTGACCGCTTTTTATAAAAGCCAACAATCGGTAATGAATCGGACCGGAAACTTGGCTGATTCGCGGGTCTGACCCATCGAATCGCCGATCCagtccgattttcaaaacattgggcTATAACCAAATATAAGCTAAAAACTAGAACTCTTTGACCAAATTGACCTTCAACTTTATCAGAGCCAGCTCAAATTCATCATACATTTTTGGAACTTCAAACCGTGATTTAAGAAAGAAATATGATGTTTGACAACGTACTCAAGTAGTCAACTCATAATTGATAGCAAGCCATGCAAATTTACTTTTAACCTCGAACTCCAATTCAAAGTCGTGACATCTTCGTTAAAAGGGAACAAAAAAATGTCGTCACATCTGGTACATTGCACAGACATCATTTCCTTTTTGTCATCTTTATAGGAAAAAAATTACATTAAACatttaaatgaaaataataagTATAATCTTTGCCAACTTTTTATGGCTCCCAACTCTTacataaaacaaaaaaagataGACCCCACCCAccaaaaaagagaagaagaagagaaaaaccaAAACAAGGTAAAATGCAGGactaaatgcaaaagaaattaaaaatatattacaGTGCAGAgaacaatttttaaaaaatatatttactcTGTCTTAGGTACTATGATATATTAATCACAAATATTTCATATTCGATTGAGGCATTTATCATGTTTAACTAGATGTTTATGTGCTGTAAGAATCTATCACTTAATTAATATATCAAGAATCTCCAAATCTAAGGGCTCAACATCATTAACTTCAGATAGTTTATATGGCTCCTTGAATCTCATGTAATTGCGACATATCTACTTAATAATCTGTTTCCCCATTACATATGTGCACCTCGTTTAATACGCATGCGAGGCCATGCTGCTGCTTTTGACATACCTAGAATcctaaacccaaaaaaaaaagaagagagcaCCCACATAGACATAGACACACCTGCAAAACAAAACAGGGTAATCTGAATGCGTGACCTAAAGGAAACTTTAAATTAAAACTTGAAGTCAGCTAATCCTCCAATTAATTTCATCATGACTCCTGCACATACCAAGGTTAAATTGCACAATCATTTGACAGGATCCCGCCTTCATTAACATTAGTTGAAGACTTGTCTCAACTAAGTTTCATGCTAGCTTATGGTACTTGGGGTTTTATTTGCTGCAAATATTAATGATTcatacaaggaaaaaaaaaccttaCAAATCAAAAGATTTTCTTCAAATACATCTAACAAACGATGCTAACAAAGGACGTTTCTTGAGTAATGAGAGAAATAAACTTGAGTTTAGAATAAGGCAGATATTAATTTGAGTTTAACCTAGCCCTGGTCAGTCAAGCTATTTATGTGTCGCAACACTTGAGCATTTTGGTTCAATTCTAGATGATGATACAATACCCCCTCCCcccgggttttttttttaatcatggATAGTGGTAGAAACGTAAcatacaaaataatcaaaaatttGTCAccttcaaaagaaagaaaaaaaaaaaacaggtgtACAAAGCAAAGCAAGGTACAAAATTATGCGAACTGTGAGTCTGAACTTATCTTGGATTCTCACCAAGAAGGTAAAAGTAACAAAGTGAAGATTCAGTTCAACGTAAGTGCAAAACATCAAGAACTTTTCTCACAAAGCCACTTAACTTTAACGTATGCTTGGCGTTTTCTTCATGGGATAGTACAAACAAGTTTCCTCAATTCTCAAGTCGTGTACAAACAGACAACCACAACCAATTTCCTCTGTAACTGAAAAGCCCAGCGAGCATTCATTTTCACTATTTTCTTGGCCACAGAAATAGAGAAACCATCAGCAGCTTCAGCCCGTGGAAATGACTATAGTGGAGGAAAAAGAGCCCGTATTGAAGTTCCTGTTGGATGTAAATTTGATCCCGCTGATGAAGAATTGATGTTTTATCTGAGGAACAAAATTCTGGGTGGTCGCGATGATTTGCCTAACTATATTTCAACCGCTGATGTTTTTAGAACAAGCCCTGATCAACAACCCTGAAAGTGGAGGAAATTGATGTTTCAGCTTGCCTAACTATCCAACCAATTGGTTCATATGCAGCttcaattttcagttttttccTCTCATCTAAGATTTTGGTTGCGATTCTTCAATTGCATGTCCGTAATTTTGACGGATgaagtttcaaattttgtcaGCGTGGATGAagtttcaatttcttcttccttttctctttttgtgtttttccgCATGCATGTTGGTTTAAGTTATCAGAACGACTAATTATGTGAAATTTTTTGGTTCTACCTTGTGATCGGATTAGACTTGATTCTTTCGAATGGGGGCTGTAAAATTACTTTTCTTGGTTGAGGCACTCCTCGATGagtgaattgagtgagttggtTTGCAAGTGCTTAAAGCAGTCCCTCTATCTACCTCTTCCCAATTGGTAGATGGATGATTTGAGGTTGATTCTTCAACTACTCGAGCTGCTCTTACTCCCCGCCCATATATTTTTGCATCCCATAGTTTCAACAAATCGTTTAGCTCCGTTCATCTTCGGTGCAAGAGTGCTCGATCAGTGAAGAGTACGGACCCCATTGTGGGTAAATGGAAAACCAACTGTACAAACCCAAGGAAAGGCTGCACAGCAAGTAATAGGGGAATTTTTGGCCGAAAGAGTGTGGGGGCTTGGGGCTGAGAAACCTATCAAATTTGAAGCTCTAGAAACTACAGGGGGACAAGATTTACTGAATTTGTGGTGAAATACATCAATATGACCTAcaaatgtttttttttggtcaaaactTCGTTGTTTGGTTCccaaaatgaactaaaaaaaataaaaaaacaaaaggatacATTGTTAAATCTCCTTGCGTTACACCTATGTGGGACTTAGCAAACATGATTTGGCTTATTAAATGTTATTATTTCTTTTGTACAATGTCTAAAGGTCGATTCTCGATCACagttcattattattattgttattattagtAAACGTCATTCTCTTTCCGATCTATCACTTGCTGATTGGTAGCCATCCTCTACTTATTCCAATAATACTTTTGAATTAACTCTTCTTAGACCCTTTAAATAATAAGTTAGACTAAAGCGTAAACGTACAGcttcaaaaaaatatatatattagagaGCAGTCCCTATGCAAGTTCTATCTTCTTTTCTCAAGGACAGGTAACATCtgtcttttaatttcttaaGGATTCTCTTTGCCATCTTTGTTGGATTTCTAATCTGTCAGTTGTTTTGATGATTAGACATTTCCTATATCTACCTGGTTATTAGTTTTGCGTCCAATGGATCATGTTcttgaaaattatattaaatGTCATTTCAAGTTAATGCAGTTAGCTGTTAATCATTTCCAAAGCTTTTTTGATAATTTGTAGATAGCTGCGAGTATAGCACCGGAGAGAAATGGTTTTTTAACACCGTAGCGCCAAATGACAATGTGTTCACTGGAGATGGTTATTGGACCCCTACATCTGCAAAAGCCATCTACACTGGTGGACAAGCAGATGGTTACAAGAAAGAATTCATCTACCATCGTGGAACAGAACATCCTGGAAAAAGAACCAATTGGTGCATATACCAATTCAGGCTAAATCCAGATGTGTATGTAGCAAATGCTATTGGCAATACTGTTGAATATAAGGCAATCAATTTTCTTCTTATGTAAAAAACCATTTACATATTAAGATTGCCGTGAGTATGTACAACTCCCCTTTGGAAATGCTATCCTTGACTTTAATGCTATGGGATTAAACGAACTATGGGATGTTAAGGTaatcaactcccctttggtaATGCTATCCTTAACTTTAATCCCATAGTTTTGACAAATGTTTGGCCCCATTCATTTTCGGCGCAAGAAGTGATTACTTGAAATGTTGTTGATTATGTACATTACCATTTTGTTATCTCATACTTACATTAATTAGACTTCTAATCAAGTTCTAATAAGAAAGTGTCTTTGTTTTTGCAGATATCAAGTATTGTAGCCTGCATGGTATTCCGTAAGGAAGCTGTTGTCCAGTCGAATCGccgaaagagaaagagagaaaaagaactAATGAGCTTTTAGACTACCAGAAGATTAAAGTTTGCAATCGAAATATCACACTTGTAGGAAGAAGTCCTTAGATTGCGAACATTGATGCAATGTATAGATTTTGAGTTGTTTGTTTTAACTTTATGATTATGTTGCCTATCAAAACGTACTTTTCATATATCGAGAATATGTCTTCTTGTTGTTCTCGACATATTTCATCATTGGTGTCTTGGATTTTTCAACTCTTTTGGTACCAAAATCAACATTAGTCATCTTGGCTCCCATCCAAACATTTAACATTAGGGCCGTCAACAACACCCAATGTTTCCTTAATTTGAATGAAGTGGTCAATATTAAGCGCATGATATTGGCCTATTGTAAAAGTTTAACAACGCCTTAAGAAGACTTACAAGAAGGCAGGGATTAGCACTGTATATGCATCGCGCCCTTATAAGCCAAGCTTAAGTAGTGACCTCCGGGGATTTGATGATTACAGCTTTGGTTTTCAGGGGTTGAATATTTTGTAGACCCAATCTAATGGAACTACAGAGATTGTAAGGTACTTTAAAAGGGTAATATTTGGTTTTGAGGGTCCTAATCTAAAACCCCTACTTGAAACTCAAAATACAAGAGCCAAGAACCGTATATACATTACTTTTTTATGTCTAAAGTGCTTAAAGATTCGGTTGAAGTTGAATCAAGTCCAAAACTTCAAGTACTCACCAAAATGCTCCGCCGTGTGTATTTGGTTGTTTGAGTATGGTATACAACCTTGAGACAATCTGAGTGCAattggaagaagaaaatgatcCTTTGAGGCTATATAgccaaatataaaatataaactaaaaactagaaCTAATTAACCAAATTGAGCTTCAACTTTATCAAAGCCACCTCAAATTTAGCATACATCTTTGGTACTTCAACCCACGGTTTATGAAAGAAATATGATGTTTCACCATGTACTCTAGTAGTTAACACATAATTGATAGCAAGGCACACAAATTTTCTGTTTACCTTGAACTCCAATTCAAAGTCTTGACATCTTcgttaagaaaaaaatattactgTTTCTAAGTACTATGATATATTGATCACATTCATACTCGATTGAGGCATTTATCAAGCACAACTAGATGTTTATGTGCTGTGAGAATCTATCACCTAATTAATATATCACGAACCTCCAAATCTAAAGGCTTAACATCATTAAATTTAGTATTTAGATAGTGTAACTGAAACTTATCTACTTAATAATCTATTTCCCCATTACATGTATGCACCTCATTTACCATGCTTGTGAGGCCGTGCTGCTGCTTTTGACATACTTAATATCCTAAACacaaacatttaaaaaaaaaaataaaaaaacaccCACATAGACAAAACAAAATTGGGTAATCTGAATCCGTGACCTGAAGGAAACTTCAAATTAAAACATGAAGTCGGCTAATTCTTGAATTTATTTCATCATGACTCCTGCATTTCGCAAGGTTAAATTGCACAATCATTTGACAGGACCCCGCCTTTCATTAACATTAGTTGAAGAATTTTCTCAACCAAGCTTCGTGCTAGCTTATGGTACTTAACAAGGGTTTCATTTGCTGCAAGTACGGAAGTACCAATGATTTATACAGGGAAAAAAATAACTTAcaaatcaaaaaattttctccAAGTGCAGCTAACAAGGGATGTTTCTTGAGTTGCGAGAGAAATCAACTTGAATTCAGACTAAGGCAGAAATCAACTTAAGTTTAGCCAAGCTCTAGTTGAATCAAGTTGTTGATGTGTCGCGACTTAGTTACATTTCAACAATTTGGTTCAATTCTAGATATAGATACAACATCCCTTCCCATTTTTTACCTTGGATAGTGGTACAAATATGCCatacaaaataataataaatttgtcacctttgggaaaaaaaaaggtgtaCAAAGCAAAGCAAGGTACAAGATTATGCGAACAGTGAAGCCTGATGAAGAAGCGCAGACGCTTCCCCGAGGAGAGCTGACCTGATCAGCTCGGGGTGTCGATGGGAGAGCTGATCCAAGACCTGTAAAACAGAGAAGATGAGCTAACAGAGGGGGCCCGAGGGTTGTCCCCGAGGGCGCTCCGACGGccaagttagttttccggtgagtAGGGTTCACGGGAAGTAGCAACTGTCCAGAGTTAATGGCCAATAATCAGCGTCCCTTGTACAGTGGATGTGTGCTATTATTTATACCTGCGAGGGAGTCCGACCTCCGCACGACGCGGGACTTGCCCGGTATAGATAGTATCCCGCACTCGGGGGGGGGACTTCCTCCGACCTCTTCGGGATGGACCTTCGCCTCCCCTGGGAGCCCTAGTCGGTACGGCCCGGGGCTGCTCCCAGGGGTCTGAGGGCCAAGGCCCAGCTCGGCCAttcctgggctgccacgtgtctgGGCCCGGAACGGGGCCTCTGCACTAGCCCCCTAGATTAGGTAGGACTGTCAGGCAGACC
Above is a window of Coffea eugenioides isolate CCC68of unplaced genomic scaffold, Ceug_1.0 ScVebR1_2634;HRSCAF=3699, whole genome shotgun sequence DNA encoding:
- the LOC113757031 gene encoding NAC domain-containing protein 1-like gives rise to the protein MSKDSCEYSTGEKWFFNTVAPNDNVFTGDGYWTPTSAKAIYTGGQADGYKKEFIYHRGTEHPGKRTNWCIYQFRLNPDVYVANAIGNTVEYKISSIVACMVFRKEAVVQSNRRKRKREKELMSF